One Chromobacterium paludis genomic window carries:
- a CDS encoding LD-carboxypeptidase translates to MPSPSASIPPRPNHRLYLAACSGIVPAKQRQLALPRLERAGFALENAAAVERSYLRFAGRDEERKADLTQLLAQAQLPSIVLAARGGYGAMRLLPDLDFARLGARLRESQTLLIGYSDFCAIQLALLAKSGTGSFAGPMLGDLGNAHPSEYTVNEFIATLTTPQRSLRVAHSGARGSGEGIFWGGNLSVLCSLVGTPYLPDIRGGLLFLEDVGEQPYRVERMLQQLRLAGVLQKQRAIFLGDFSMHKHVDAYDPRYDFDAVVAELRQISGVPVFTGLPFGHIANKTTLPLGFPARFQADGDSLTLQFLDYPTISPLGLQPQALLDQPALA, encoded by the coding sequence ATGCCCTCGCCATCCGCCTCCATCCCGCCACGCCCGAACCACCGGCTCTACCTGGCCGCCTGCTCCGGCATCGTGCCGGCCAAGCAGCGGCAACTGGCACTGCCCAGGCTGGAGCGCGCCGGCTTTGCGCTGGAAAACGCGGCAGCCGTGGAGCGCAGCTATCTTCGCTTTGCCGGCCGCGACGAGGAACGCAAGGCCGATCTCACCCAACTGCTGGCGCAAGCGCAACTGCCCTCCATCGTGCTGGCCGCGCGCGGCGGCTATGGCGCGATGCGGCTGCTGCCCGATCTGGACTTCGCCCGGCTGGGCGCGCGGCTGCGGGAATCCCAAACCTTGCTGATCGGCTATAGCGATTTCTGCGCCATTCAACTGGCCCTGCTGGCCAAGAGCGGAACCGGCAGCTTCGCCGGCCCCATGCTGGGCGACCTGGGCAATGCCCACCCCAGCGAATATACCGTCAATGAATTCATCGCCACCCTGACCACCCCGCAACGCAGCCTGCGCGTCGCCCATTCCGGCGCGCGCGGCAGCGGCGAAGGCATCTTCTGGGGCGGCAACCTCAGCGTGCTGTGCAGCCTGGTCGGGACGCCCTATCTGCCGGACATTCGAGGCGGCCTGCTGTTCCTGGAGGATGTGGGCGAGCAGCCCTACCGCGTGGAGCGCATGCTGCAGCAGTTGCGGCTGGCTGGCGTGCTGCAGAAGCAGCGGGCCATCTTCCTGGGCGATTTTTCCATGCACAAGCACGTGGACGCCTACGACCCGCGCTATGACTTTGACGCCGTGGTGGCCGAGCTGCGCCAAATCAGCGGCGTGCCGGTGTTCACCGGCTTGCCTTTCGGCCACATCGCCAACAAGACCACCCTGCCCCTGGGTTTCCCCGCTCGGTTCCAAGCCGATGGCGACAGCCTGACGCTGCAGTTCCTGGACTATCCGACGATCTCCCCGCTGGGCCTGCAGCCGCAAGCCCTGCTGGACCAGCCTGCGTTGGCGTAA